A segment of the Trifolium pratense cultivar HEN17-A07 linkage group LG7, ARS_RC_1.1, whole genome shotgun sequence genome:
actttttagaATTGCATTTTTAATGCAACAATTTTTTCTTAAGTTGTACATTTAGAGTACTTGTTACTATGTGATCTTACATGTTGATTAGAGAAGGTAAATGGCTAGAGAACCGTCGTTGAGCAAGCAATCGATCCACCAAGGGCGAGGGGGTTGTACATGCAGACACTCCGATGCCTAAGTAGATTCAAAGAGCAGAGATACAATTTAAGCGTAAAGTTAGAATGAGAATTGAATACCCGACTCTCCTATTAATGGACCGTGTTGAGCAGCCCATTAAGAGTGACTGCTAGGATTTCCTCTTGGATGTGGAGAGAAATCGTTATTTAGTCCGCATCCTGGGATGAGTTGTTCCACGTATTAGGAAGAACAGATAAGCTCTAATGACCACGTGTCCGTGAGACGGGGAACACGTGAATAGCGTGCTATAGTGACGTGGACTAGGAGGCCTCTTCTTGTTGGGATGTCCTCAACGCCCTAGCAGGAGTGAATTTGGGCCAGCTCTAGGCCCAGTTGAGAATACTAtgcattataatttttttatcaagaagGATAATGCAATAAAATGTTACTGttgtataaataaaaactatgtTTTAATTCTCACTTTTCATatgatttaatttattcttttatgCTCTTATAGAGTAAAAAGAATATTTATAGTAGAAAACCAATATACATATTATAATAGAGtgacacaaataaaaaatttgcgGGACTCTGCAACCTACTCCAGTCTCCCCATTGCCTCAACCACTTGCAATGGCCGTGCAAGTGGATGAAAAAACTTCCCTTAATAAAAAGATACCCTTAAAGAATATGGATGAATGGAAATTTAATGGAAACTTAATGGAAACATTGTTGATATGTTAAAGGTAAGAATCTCACATTAACACTTATAAACTTAATATCttaaagtttaaattaaaatatagttaaatttACTTAAAGTCATATAGTAGTTTAAGATGAAATGCTATGATCTCCTTACCCTCTCATAATCCAATATAGACACAATTTATGGTTATCTTATGctctcaatttaatttttttttattttttataatgaagttgaaaattgAACCTACAATTTTTAAGATACTATTCACATTACCAAACCTATTATCTTCTCAAATTGTTTGTTTCGTAATTtaatttccttttcattttaagaaataaggaaaagaataacaaaatatatttggTTGCCAACTTTAGTAAGCAATCGATTTTTCTACAAAGCTTATCTTATCCAAAGATGCGCATAAATGCATGCTAGCTACcagggaatggattctctcaagtgtaatttacacttgagagaataatgtgtggtttgttaccattgatcaagagagagaaacatataaaaatttagagaaaatgaatttagatagtgttagattacactttattctctcaagtgtaaatcacacttgagagaatccattccctaGCTACCATGTTCAAATTGATGAAGCAAAGTACTAAAATATCATTTCATGATTGTCCCGGACAGCCTAGAACACAGACGAATATTACAGTTGGCATCCTTCAATTCTCATAAGTACCATCTTGTTGGTCTTTAAAAACTTCAGTctttttataatagtattttattattgtgtCAAGACtcgagaaaaagaaaagatagtattttattatatttttaatcgcACTAATTATTCcttttttaaaaggaaaatacTAACTGGTGCttcggggcactagttaaggatattaattatagtaaaattatattgaaacttgtgtagtcaatgtttgtaaagtataaaaagtgtcatttccaatgcaaaaattgtttttttttgtatccttaactagtgcccgggggcgctagttagcatgaccctttttaaaatacatttattctaaggagaatgttaacttgtgcccttaaggcacatgttaagaagataaatgtggaaaatatttattgaacttgtgttgtattcaattctctaagcattaaattttttgtatcattaaatatatACTTCTATTTTTAGCTAGTTTAACaagtgcccttagggcacaagttaacatgacccttattCTAATCACAAGTAGACAATAAAATTAGGGTAAATGATCTAcacctgcaaaataagcaaattttcatttatctctgcgcagattttttttctgtttacccatttgcaaaaaataattctctcattttgcccccaGTGTGTACAATAGAACAACCGCATTTTATCGTGTCACAATGACAAGTCATTGTGGTACGATggtaaagatttgttgcagattttttttctgtttacccatttgcaaaaaataattctctcattttgcccccaGTGTGTACAATAACAACCGCCTTTTATCGTGTCACAATGACAAGTCATTGTGGTACGATGGTAAAGATTTGTtacagattttcttcaaaaaaataatttttttaaaagactaaaataatttaaaagactaaaaaataattttttaaaagactaaaaaataatttttcgttCATAGGAaagactaaaattgaaaatcgaaaatttaaaagataaaagtTGAAGAAACTTTTTAAAAGACTAAGAATGAGATTCGATATatttcaagaaattaaaaatatatttaattttttttataatataggCCTTAAGGGagtaataattttgattttttttttttttggtgaagtaATTTTGATTAGTtatattacatattttttatttatcttcattgaattaaaaatgaattgaaCAAACATACTCACGTGGACTCGATCCAAATCCATTAATTCTATATAGTATTTGAGTTGACAACTTTGACCAAAAGATCAAATTGAACACCATAAATATAGAACCCACCTCCATAGCAAAACacattcatcaatcaaaattcaCAAAACAATGTCTATTTTTCTTCACCCCAAAACCTCATTTCTCACTTTACTATTCCTATCATTCTCCACCTTCATTGCTAATGCCATAGTTCCACAAAATGAAACCTTCAAATTTGTAAATTCAGGTGAACTTGGCCCATTCATAGTAGAATATGGAGCTGATTATAGAATGATAAGCATATTCAATGCTCCATTCCAAGTAGGTTTTTACAACACTACTCCAAATGCCTACACTCTAGCCCTTCGAGTCGGCCTTCAACGATCGGAACAACTTTTTCGATGGGTTTGGGAAGCAAATAGAGGCAACCCGGTTGGTGAAAATGCAACATTTTCATTAGGTGTTGATGGAAATCTTGTTTTAGCTAATGCTGATGGAAGAATTGTTTGGCAAACAAATACTTCTAATAAAGGTGTTGTTGCCTTTAGGTTACTTTCAAATGGTAACATGGTTTTAATTGATGCTAAAGGTAAATTTATTTGGCAAAGTTTTGATCATCCAACAGATACACTTTTGGTGGATCAATATTTAAAAGCTAATGGGCCTTCAAAACTTGTTAGTaggctttcagaaaaagaaaatttagatGGGCCTTATAGTTTAGTTTTAGAGCCCAAAGGTTTAGCTTTATATTACAAGAGTAAAAATTCACCTAAACCTATTCTCTATTGGTTTTCATCTGATTGGTTTACAATTCAACAAGGCTCATTAGAAAATGTCACACTCAAATCTGATCAAGAATCTTTTGAGTTTGGATTTGATTATTTTGTTGCTAATTCTTCAACTTTTGGTAATAGGATTATTGGTAGGCCAGTCAACAATAGTACCTTAACATATCTTAGGCTTGGAATTGATGGTAACATTAAATTTCACACATATTTCCTAGATGTACGTGATGGTGTATGGAAAGTAACATATACTCTCTTTGATAGAGATTTTGATGAGAGTGAATGTCAATTGCCAGAAAGATGTGGAAAATTTGGGCTTTGTGAGGATAATCAATGTGTTGGTTGTCCATTAGAGAATGGAATATTTGGTTGGAGTAATAAGTGTAGTCCTAAGCCTTTAGGAGTATGCAAAGAAAGTGAATTTCATTACTACAAaattgaaggtgttgaacatTATATGAGCAAATACACTATTGGTGATAGAGTTAGTGAAGCAAATTGTGGAAATAAATGTACCAAGGATTGCAAGTGTGTTGGGTATTTCTACCATAAGGATAATTCAAGATGTTGGATAGCTTATGATCTTCAAACTCTTACTAAAGTGGCTAATACCACACATGTTGGTTATGTTAAGGTGCCTAATAAGTAATAATGAGATAAGTCTAGATTATTCCTTGGGAAGATCTAGGTATtgagtttttattttgtatcaATTTAATTTAGTTATTATTTCCTAGTGGTGGTTTTATAATGGAATTGGAATAATAATGTTGTGGTTGTGTCACTATTCTCCACTTGGAGAAGGGACATGTTTgttgaataaattaaaaaagtgtGGAATAAATGTTATTGTTTGTCTTtaatagtttgtttttttttactaaaataaaagttatTCATCATTCATATCGGTAGAGTATATCAGATTGTACAAATTTAATACTGCTAAAAACTAATAGGATGAATATGTGAACAAGCTCACAATAttcaagttaatagcataaaactgtCTActcatgcctacaaataatgtgataaaatcAAAGTAACCGAAATACCTATGAATCTGGATCTGCATCGTTGACAAACTTAATCACTGTGTGAATCAGTAGTTGACTGAAGTTGATAAGCCAATTCAATCAAACAAACACCGCAACATGAAGGGAAAGCAAACAAACACCGCACCAAGACGATATATCAAACAACGTTGCATTGAGACGACgaaatcacacaaaaaataacacaaaataaatatcTAATCTACGTGAAAATCACTTAGTGAGAAGAAGATAGGGGTGATTTGGGTAAAAAAACCCAAAACCACCCCTTTTCGattaaagaaaatgataaaaCTTAGAGAGAATGTAAAACTTATCTCTCTATAAAATTAGGGCCGGCTTGTCATTGTTAATACTTATGTTCTAAATTACTTAAATTGTGCCaataaaggagaaaaaaaatatttaaaggtaACTCATAATTATATCATCACAATCATTTCTCATTtgatatgtttatgttttctattatgaaatatgaaaagagaaataaaaaatatatattgaaggtCAAGTGAAACATTGAATGAAAGAGACAAACATGACATTTTGATATACTTTAGAGCCAggtaacaataatttttattttgtaaatagTTTCTTGCAAGTCCTAAGCgttaaaaactatatatttagtTGAAATTAGAAAAGTatgaaattttttcttatataatgATCAActaattttctatttattaCATACATAGGAGAAAAATATGGCTCAAATTCCAtattacttttatattttgatcatatttctttctctatttcttAATGCAACCGATAGTAGTAGTTGTAAGTCATTTTACATACCATTTGCAAATtctaattaatttgatataaaaTACTCCATGTCATTTTAGTAacaattcttttgtttttatcagACGTTATAAGTTCTAATTTTCCCTGCAAAATACCGTTGGATTGTCCAGAAGATATGTGTATGTATCCTAGAATTCAATGGTGCATTCAAGGTTATTGTGAGTGCGGGTAAAGTGTTACagataagtttaaaaataattttatattgtttttaacagtataattttatttatacgTGTAATATTTGATACTTTTAGAATTTTTCTCACACTTTTCTTTATGTCTTGTTTATCTTGCAATAGTTAATTTAggttacaataataatgatgTGGTTGTGTTGCCACTCCTCATTTGAAAAAGGACTAAGGACCTtttgttgaataattttttttcaaatcaacttttgttgaataaattaaaagtgTACTATCTATCAATCTATCTATCTTTGTCTTGCTCAAAGCAAATAATACATATGttattttcaagttttttctCGAGCAACAAATTCACAATCTCCAGATAACTTGTTTTAACATGACGCTTATGTGTCTTCCCTTTACCTTAACATTAATATACACTAGGCGAAACTTTAGTGAAATGGACGTGGTTCCAATCCCAACAACATTCAAATACcaatttttatgatattttagttATACTCAGTAGCGGAGCCAAGGGTGGCCAGgcagggccatggcccacccCAAATTCACTGgaaattactaaaatacccATGGTATTCtaataaaattacacaaatatactatatattattaacacGCGTAGTTTATTAAGGGTTCTTGCAAATAGCTCAGCGGCTAGTTTGTGACCATGGGATTGGAAGTATGCTGTTTCAACGCCTGCCTACTGTATTTTTACTCCTTTtcctgtttattttttaaaatttgcttttttttttttttttttctgttttaattttaaaaaaaaatcaattttatatgtatgaatagattaaatgattaaaaatttcaatgtatCAATACACTTGATGTTTAaggtatttaattaattttttgataattaattttatgcttattatagtttaaatttttatatttaatttatataatattttagtggtttcctttcaaaaaataaaaaatttagtggTCCATCCGAGTTTTTTTCTAGGTCCGCCGCTGTTTGTACTACCAACAACCTAATGGGACACGGTTCAATTCTCAATAAcaatcaaatattaattttatgatgTTTTGTTTTATGCACTACTAACAACCTAATGGGTCACGGTTCGATCCTTATCAACAaccatatattaatttttataatatttctttttgcTATAAAAAATCTTAATGTTAAGCTATTTTTTAAGGGaaaatgctaacgagtgtccTTGGGCACTCTTAAGCATcataaatagtaagtttttgtgaaatttttataaaaatatgtgaAGTAACACATTAGACAATaaaatgtttcactttttgAATATGTTATCTCATTAAATGGAATGTTTTAAGAGTGTCCCGTCCAAGGGCACACGTTagcaaaactttttttaattatgatcTATAATttgtaaaaaacataaaatataatttattttttgcttaattgcatatttgatcttttatctttaatttaggttttaagttggtcctctatattttaaaagtttcaatttggtcccttatgatTTCAacttaagttatttttttattaaattttgagttaactTCATCTAACTTTctgttaaattttaaattaatttcgTCTAAAACTTTTAGGTGACACCATCCTAAATTGTCCACGTataaaaatttgactaaaaggacaaacttgaaactttttaagcttaagagactaaattaaaacttaaaataaacataatggaccaaatatataattaagcctatatttttggcttaaatgtTGTTTTCATcccctattttataaaattcacaattttaacatgtcaatttaatttttttatattattatttaaaatattttattgtttcttaaattaaaaacataattaaatgAAGAGGGGGACCTCGTGAATAATCTCACCGTctataataacattaatttgcTTTGTGGAACCTTTAATTTGTGCCACTCCATGGAAATAGCTAGCTAGGAAGTATTTCgatttccataaataaaatgttatgaTCTCGCATTTTCACTCCACAACTGATCATGTTGGATCACTGCTTTGGTATGCACGTTAGCAAGGCTACTTACAAGTGTGTCATGTGGTGCATGATGTACGagtaacgaatacgaattttataaaatcgattattggattgaaagtttatatcatactCAAGATTATTGgtattgaataaaaattcatataaaccgttaattttgataagtctcaataacatatcaaataactttcaatttttttaaaaatttgtattgATAATTCacatgatataaactttcaatctaacgattaattttgtaaaatttgtattcgttataaagTTATTGACATCTGGTGCACCATTGTCCAACTCTTTCATTTTAGCCGAAGCCCATTACCAAACGGATCGGAAGAGCATGTTGACGCGAAGATAATTCTTGAGAAAATATAGAAGAGGTCTTTTGCAACAGGTTAATTCAATCCATATTATAAATAGTTTTATCAAAACGAAGATCAACGTAATCTCCACCCATCCTTTCGTTGTTCCTTGTTAATCGCACACCAGAAGTTAGACCAAGTCAAAAGGACGCTTTCCACATTTCTCATGAGCACCCAATATGGCATTAAAATCACCAAAGAAACTCCAAGGACCAATATGCACTTTGAAGATGTTGGAGTAAGTCCTAAAAGGCAATATATCTTTATAGAATTTTCTTTTGTATCATAACTTTGATATAGAATGGAGGAACAGCCGCCTATATGCGCATGGAGGTGTATGACGGCCTCATCCGCCACAGCCGCCATGACTAAACCCAAAACGTTCGCACAAGCCCTTAGTAACGTGGAAGATGCGGGGTTGCTCAGTCAACTCCCTAAACCCAATTTGAAAGGGGAATCGATTAGCATTAAGATCACACAAGCAGAATACCACAAAGGTGTCGACGAGTGTAGAAATCACTTACACGGACGTCTGATTACGGCGAAGGGAGATCAACCCATGACAGCGAGGGACTTATCGGTGAAGATGGGAACATTTTGGAAGGATTTTGCACCGTGGAAGTTGGTTCCACTAGGCAAGGGATGGAGATTTTTTGTCTTCTAAAGGCATCATTCATCAAAAGTCTTGTGTCGaaacacctcaacaaaatgggattGTTGAAAGAAAACATCAACATATCCTTAATGTGGCTAGgtctctttcttttcattcaaaTCTCCCTTTAACCATGTGGAATTTCAGTGTTCAACATGCTGTTCACATCATCAATAGACTTCCTAGTCCACTTCTCAATCTTAAATGTCCTTATGAATTACTTTACAAGAAACCTCCATCTCTTGTCCATCTTAAAGTTTTTGGTTGTTTGAGCTATGCAACTACTTTGCAAGCACATAGAACCAAGTTTGACTCTAGAGCAAGAAAGGCTATTTTCTTAGGATTTAAAGATGGAACTAAGGGATATATCCTCTATGATTTAAGTTCACATGATATTTTTGTATCTagaaatgttgttttctatGAAACATATTTTCCTTTACGACACTCTCAACCTGTTCATAATGCCTCCGATTTTTCTAAGCCTTTACCATCAAATTCTATTCTTGATGATCCTGTTTCTCATACACATAATTCCTTACCTTTACCTGTCATGTTTGAACCTGATTCTACATCTCCTAGCTCTGTTAATATAGAACCTGATCGTACTATCTCATCTCCAGCATCTTCAAGTCACACACCTTTATCCTCATCTTCTCATGCTCGTCCTAATCTAGCCCCTCCACCTTATCATGATAATCTTAGAAGGTCTACTAGAACAATTACTCGTCCTGGTTACTTAGAAGATTATCATTGTTACTCTGTTACAGGTTCTGTTAATAATAACATTTCGCATCCAAATTATCCACTTTCCTCGGTTCTTTCTTACGATAATTGTGTTCCATTTGGTAAAGAAACAGGCATAGGAATGATGTTCTGATATGTGCTAAAACAACTAAGATCAAAAGTGAAATGATCAGTGGCGCCGGTGTCTAAAATCCAAAGATTAGAACACTTACCATTACCATTAGAAGACTGGGAATTGAATACAAGAGGGGAGGTTGAAACAGAGTTAGAAGAAGGTGAAGGTTGAGATTGTAATTGTTGGAAAAGACCAAGGATGCCATGATATTGCTCTTGAGTGAAGCCAAAAAGTGGTTTTGTAGATGATGTAGTAGAATCTAACTGTAGAGAAGACTTAGGAACCATGACATTGGGTGCTGCAACACTGTTTACTTGTGTTGATTGAGACAAATTCTTTCCTTTACCCTTATAGCCAATAGGATAACCATGTTTAATCCAACAATTTTCAACTATGTGATTTGTGCCTTTGCAATATGTACAAAAACGATTACCGCCTTTTGAACCAGAATTTTGGCCTTTACCTTTGGAATTGTATTTACCATAATAAGAATTGGCCAAAAGAACATTAGAAGAATTCCTATCAGGAGCATCATTGACAATGGAATCAATCACAGAATTCCCAATTTCCCTCTCTTGTTGAATTAACATAGAGAAAACAGTATCTATGTCAGGTAAAGGATTCATCAACATTATTTGAGATTTGGTATGAGAAAACTTGTCATTTAATCCCTTAAGAAATCTAATGACATAATCTTGTTGACGATAAATGTTGATTGAATCAATTGCTCCACAAGTACAGGCAATTGAACACTTACAGTGAGGAATGGGTCTATAATTTTCCAATTCATCCCATAAAACCTTCAATTGAGTAAAGTAATCAGAAATATCAAGAGTACCTTGACGAAATTTATAAAGTTCTTCCTGAATATCAGAAATACGAAAAATGTCTCCTTGCGAAAACCtaattttgagatttttccAAACTCCGGCAGCCGTATCGATCCATAAAACCGAGCGCGCAATAGAATCAGAGATAGATCGATGAATCCAAGCCAAAACCATAGTGTTGCAGCGAATCCATGGACCATAGAGAGGATCGGTGATCGAAGGTTTGGGGAAACTACCATCGATGAACTTATCCTTGTTCTTCGAAATCAATGCAATGTTCATGGATCTCGCTCATGTATGATAGTTCTTGTGATCCAGAGGCGGAGAGACAAGAATCAGAGCCGGATTTTCGTTTGGATGCAAATAGTAAGGGTTTGCGGAATTTGTTGAGAAATCAGAATAATTTGCGGTAGCCATAATTGAAGGAATTTTATTAGAGAAGAAGAAGCAGGAAGAACAATGGCTACCAGAGCTTtaatgctctgataccatgttaatgTTGAGAGAATGAGATAAACTGAAAGGACTTTTCATTATTAATCAAAAAAAGCAAATTGATTGTTATGTACAGGAGGAGCAAgtgctcatatatatatatcttctatgaataaaaataactgCATATTGACAGTTTCCTAAAGATAACTGCTTGACAGTTTTACAATATAATTATCTACATTAATAATTTCCGATTTAGTTCTGCAGAAGATAAGAGAAAAGCATGGTCTCTGGGTACTTACAATATGAAACCAGGTTTGCTTCGACTATCTAAATGGGAATTAGACTTTAATCCACGCACACAGCGACAAACTCATGTGCAAGCATGGGTGCGTATCTATGATCTGCCTCAAGAGTATTGGAGGCCGCGAATTTTGTTTGAAATCGCCGGTGGGTTGGGCACGCCACTTATACTAGATGAGGCTACCAAAAATCGCTCTTTTGGTCATTATGCGAGGATTTTGGTGGACATCAATCTTTCTCAGCGCTTATTTGATGACATTTTGGTGGAACGAGAAGGTCATGCCTTCTATGTGGAGATAGTGTATGAGAAGTTACCAGAATATTGTGATTACTGTAAGTCTATTGGTCACCCAGTCAACTCTTGCAACAAACTGAAACCCAAGATGACTGTGGAGGATAATCGTACCAAACAGATGAAGCCATCCAAACCACAAATTAGAACTAAATTTGTGGAAAAAGAGAGCAAGTCCAGTGACAGTGttaattgttagtatattacaatgttatttCAGTTTTTTTCTCCTTGCCAAGGCTTGAATCCTGGACCTTCAACTCCTTTAACCCTTATAATCGTACCAAACAGATGAAGCCATCCAAACCACAAATTAGAACTAAATTTGTGGAAAAAGAGAGCAAGTCCAGTGACAGTGttaattgttagtatattacaatgttatttCAGTTTTTTTCTCCTTGCCAAGGCTTGAATCCTGGACCTTCAACTCCTTTAACCCTTATATCAACTAGCTTAACTAGTTGAACTACCCATCTCGTCCATATAGTCAAATTTTTGTAAGTTTGGGTTCAAGTATGTTTGCCCAATAGCTCATTGGTTTCCAAAATGTGATATTTTAATGAGATTTGGTTTAATAGAAACTAGTAAATAAACTCTTACCTAATTGAAGAGAtagatctatatatataattcttagATAGTTCTCTTACTATCCATCTTAatcctaatccacatcacctacttacatccaattaaatcacacaataatgccacatcacttccttatattatatcattctcatctctattttttttgtttccacatcacttccttatattatatcattctcatctctatttttttttttatattatatcaatctcataataaataataaagaattatgcttctccaattatccaaaaattgatgtcacaagatgttacagttttctacattattattgaattatacctctcaaattatccaaaaattgatgtcacaagatgttacacttttctacattattataacattccTTGGTGACAATGAAGATCagcatagttggattctctttcaacatttatcctaTTTAAATgtccgttttcatagaaacaacaaagagtttataatttagtcacacaaaaaaatacgaagagtgtatacattattgacttaattacattataattgtagagaagagtgaaggttatgcaaaaaagttaggttatgggattgaaatatataaccattatcattatcatatttcattcaattttgatggtccgtactcattctctatacatataggtatatatatattggttggaggaagtgataagtacatcacttttatattattattattattattattattattattttcattttataatatttattgttacaatttatatgaataattttcaacattataatataaaatacaacataacacctgtgcattgcacgggtgtgggactagttaagaaaatatttaagaGTAAATTACGCTCTCATTCTTTGAGAGATGATTAAATTACACTATAAAACAAAGGATATAATTAATGGTGATTAAGGTTTGttttacataaataaaataaactggTGGGTTAAACTTAATTATTATCATAAAATATTTATGCTATAAtagattaaaattaatattttcaaataaaagaaGACGAAGATTGTAATTTACTTAACATATAATAATaagtttataaataa
Coding sequences within it:
- the LOC123895056 gene encoding epidermis-specific secreted glycoprotein EP1-like, with the protein product MSIFLHPKTSFLTLLFLSFSTFIANAIVPQNETFKFVNSGELGPFIVEYGADYRMISIFNAPFQVGFYNTTPNAYTLALRVGLQRSEQLFRWVWEANRGNPVGENATFSLGVDGNLVLANADGRIVWQTNTSNKGVVAFRLLSNGNMVLIDAKGKFIWQSFDHPTDTLLVDQYLKANGPSKLVSRLSEKENLDGPYSLVLEPKGLALYYKSKNSPKPILYWFSSDWFTIQQGSLENVTLKSDQESFEFGFDYFVANSSTFGNRIIGRPVNNSTLTYLRLGIDGNIKFHTYFLDVRDGVWKVTYTLFDRDFDESECQLPERCGKFGLCEDNQCVGCPLENGIFGWSNKCSPKPLGVCKESEFHYYKIEGVEHYMSKYTIGDRVSEANCGNKCTKDCKCVGYFYHKDNSRCWIAYDLQTLTKVANTTHVGYVKVPNK
- the LOC123896449 gene encoding uncharacterized protein LOC123896449: MNIALISKNKDKFIDGSFPKPSITDPLYGPWIRCNTMVLAWIHRSISDSIARSVLWIDTAAGVWKNLKIRFSQGDIFRISDIQEELYKFRQGTLDISDYFTQLKVLWDELENYRPIPHCKCSIACTCGAIDSINIYRQQDYVIRFLKGLNDKFSHTKSQIMLMNPLPDIDTVFSMLIQQEREIGNSVIDSIVNDAPDRNSSNVLLANSYYGKYNSKGKGQNSGSKGGNRFCTYCKGTNHIVENCWIKHGYPIGYKGKGKNLSQSTQVNSVAAPNVMVPKSSLQLDSTTSSTKPLFGFTQEQYHGILGLFQQLQSQPSPSSNSVSTSPLVFNSQSSNGNGKCSNLWILDTGATDHFTFDLSCFSTYQNIIPMPVSLPNGTQLS
- the LOC123896450 gene encoding uncharacterized protein LOC123896450, with amino-acid sequence MYDSSCDPEAERQESEPDFRLDANSKGLRNLLRNQNNLRSAEDKRKAWSLGTYNMKPGLLRLSKWELDFNPRTQRQTHVQAWVRIYDLPQEYWRPRILFEIAGGLGTPLILDEATKNRSFGHYARILVDINLSQRLFDDILVEREGHAFYVEIVYEKLPEYCDYCKSIGHPVNSCNKLKPKMTVEDNRTKQMKPSKPQIRTKFVEKESKSSDSVNC